A DNA window from Aspergillus nidulans FGSC A4 chromosome I contains the following coding sequences:
- the loc1 gene encoding protein loc1 (transcript_id=CADANIAT00007330), which translates to MAPTTKGAKGKTSAKGESKNNKVLGSKVSKKNVKRPPPKEVKSKARTEQSQLKKTKKREYSEAELDLPKLNMITPVGVVNPKGKKKGKTFCDDPEAMMTIFAMVNAEKEGQIESKIMKARQLEEIREAKRKEAEARQSEKKNKLVWMTLNQDIVDVC; encoded by the exons GGCGAATCAAAGAACAATAAAGTCCTCGGCTCAAAAGTCAGCAAGAAGAATGTCAAGCGACCACCGCCAAAGGAGGTGAAATCCAAGGCGCGCACCGAGCAGAGCCAACtcaagaagacgaagaagagagagtACTCAGAGGCAGAGCTAGATCTTCCGAAGCTGAACATGATTACGCCTGTCGGTGTAGTCAATCCcaaagggaagaagaaaggaaagacgTTCTGTGATGATCCG gaggcgatgatgacgatttTTGCCATGGTCaatgcggagaaggagggccAGATCGAGTCTAAAATTATGAAGGCTCGGCAACTAGAGGAGATTCGAGAAGCGAAAAggaaggaggcagaggcgAGGCagtcggagaagaagaacaagttgGTATGGATGACGCTCAATCAAGATATAGTGGATGTTTGCTAA